The proteins below are encoded in one region of Halalkalicoccus jeotgali B3:
- a CDS encoding V-type ATP synthase subunit E, translated as MSLETVAEDIREEARARAREIEADAEERAEAIVAEAEADAAEIEAEREREVEREIAQEREQRLSSANLQAKQKRLEARRDVLEDVRERVEAEIAGIEGERREELTDELLAAAAEEFDEDASVEIYGRADDEAMIAALLESYDGYEFAGEYDCLGGVVAESEASRVRVNNTFDSVLEDVWEDNLKEASTRLFEQ; from the coding sequence ATGAGTTTAGAAACGGTCGCAGAGGACATTCGGGAGGAAGCCCGCGCGCGGGCCCGCGAGATCGAAGCGGACGCCGAGGAACGAGCCGAGGCTATCGTCGCCGAGGCCGAGGCCGACGCCGCGGAGATCGAAGCCGAGCGAGAGCGCGAGGTCGAACGCGAGATCGCCCAGGAGCGCGAACAGCGCCTCTCGAGTGCGAACCTCCAAGCCAAACAGAAACGCCTCGAAGCCCGCCGAGACGTCCTCGAGGACGTCCGCGAGCGGGTCGAAGCGGAGATCGCGGGGATCGAGGGCGAGCGCCGCGAGGAGCTTACGGATGAGTTGCTCGCCGCGGCCGCCGAGGAGTTCGACGAGGACGCATCGGTCGAGATCTACGGACGGGCCGACGACGAAGCGATGATCGCGGCGCTGCTCGAATCGTACGACGGCTACGAGTTCGCCGGCGAGTACGACTGTCTGGGCGGCGTCGTCGCCGAGAGCGAGGCCTCGCGGGTCCGTGTGAACAACACGTTCGACTCGGTGCTCGAGGACGTCTGGGAGGACAACCTCAAAGAGGCCAGCACCCGTCTGTTCGAGCAATGA